One genomic segment of Chitinophaga sancti includes these proteins:
- the murD gene encoding UDP-N-acetylmuramoyl-L-alanine--D-glutamate ligase, which yields MTKKLIILGAGESGIGAALLGKQQGYDVFVSDGGTIKDIYKQELAVNAIPFEEGQHSWDVILGADEIVKSPGIPEKTELMKKIRAKGVPVISEIELAYRFSKDAKIIAITGSNGKSTTTALTFHIFETAGFNAAMVGNIGLSYARVVATAPVDYYIVEVSSFQLDDIVEFKPNVAILLNITPDHLDRYDYKMENYVASKFRITMNQGPEDFFVYCKDDQEIDNYLKKQTIYSTSIPFTIMEPLKQGGFMVNDQVNIQVNDEPVIVSMYDLALKGKHNLYNSMAAGIAGRTMEIRKEKIRESLTSFKSLEHRMEYVATVRGVDFINDSKATNVNSLWFALESMETPVVLIMGGVDKGNDYSAIRDLVKEKVKAIICLGIDNAPIQDALSKDTPVMVDTRSMKEAVEAAFQHAEKGDVVLLSPACASFDLFKNYEDRGKQFKEAVREL from the coding sequence ATGACAAAGAAACTCATCATACTCGGAGCCGGTGAAAGCGGAATTGGTGCAGCCCTGTTAGGCAAGCAACAGGGGTATGATGTATTCGTGTCAGATGGTGGAACCATCAAGGATATTTATAAACAGGAACTCGCTGTAAATGCTATTCCTTTCGAGGAAGGACAGCATTCCTGGGATGTGATTTTAGGTGCCGATGAAATTGTTAAAAGCCCTGGCATTCCTGAAAAAACGGAACTGATGAAAAAGATCCGTGCGAAAGGAGTACCAGTGATCTCTGAAATCGAGCTGGCTTACAGGTTTAGCAAAGACGCCAAAATTATCGCCATCACTGGTAGCAATGGAAAGAGCACTACTACAGCGCTCACCTTCCACATCTTTGAGACAGCTGGTTTCAACGCCGCTATGGTAGGTAATATTGGTCTGAGTTATGCCCGTGTAGTTGCTACCGCACCCGTTGATTATTACATCGTCGAAGTAAGTAGTTTTCAACTCGACGATATTGTGGAGTTCAAGCCCAATGTGGCCATTCTGCTGAATATTACACCAGATCATCTGGATAGATATGACTACAAAATGGAGAACTATGTGGCGTCAAAATTCCGCATAACGATGAATCAGGGACCGGAAGATTTCTTTGTGTATTGCAAAGACGATCAGGAGATTGACAATTATTTGAAGAAGCAAACTATTTATTCAACATCAATACCCTTTACTATCATGGAACCGTTAAAGCAAGGAGGATTTATGGTAAACGATCAGGTAAACATTCAGGTTAATGATGAACCAGTTATCGTATCAATGTATGATCTCGCGCTTAAGGGCAAGCACAACTTGTACAATTCCATGGCAGCGGGTATTGCTGGTAGGACCATGGAGATAAGGAAAGAAAAAATTCGGGAGAGCCTGACTTCGTTCAAGAGTCTGGAGCACCGTATGGAGTACGTTGCCACTGTGCGTGGAGTGGATTTCATCAATGATAGTAAAGCCACCAATGTAAACTCACTGTGGTTTGCATTGGAAAGCATGGAAACCCCGGTAGTGCTGATTATGGGAGGTGTGGATAAAGGAAATGATTATAGCGCTATCAGGGACCTGGTAAAAGAAAAAGTAAAAGCAATTATCTGCCTGGGTATAGACAATGCACCGATTCAGGATGCGTTATCAAAAGATACACCGGTAATGGTTGATACACGCAGTATGAAGGAAGCTGTGGAAGCAGCCTTTCAACATGCAGAAAAAGGTGATGTAGTGTTGCTTTCTCCGGCTTGTGCGAGCTTCGATCTGTTCAAGAATTACGAGGACAGAGGCAAGCAGTTCAAAGAAGCCGTGAGGGAACTATAA
- a CDS encoding FtsW/RodA/SpoVE family cell cycle protein, which yields MDGILHRTKGDKVIWTIVIFLSLVSLLAVYSATGSLAYRLQGGHTEYYLFKQLSVLVMGLLIIYFAHRVNYTIYSRVAQIGFLISIPLLIYTLAFGSHINDASRWIRLPVINLTFQTSDVAKLAIFMYVSRQLSKRQGNITDFKRGFLPIIIPVGIICVLIMPANMSTALLLGASCMILCFIGRVPIRYLAAMVGAGLVAIVLMFAVAAVTGKKMRTETWKKRIEHFTSGDDDKSDLPYQVQQANIAIAGGGVLGKGPGNSTQRNFLPHAYSDYIYATIIEEYGIFGAFLILMAYMLLLLRSISLFRKCPYAFGAFLAVGLSITLVIQALTNMAVNVGLFPVTGVTLPLVSMGGSSVIFTSLAIGIILSVSRNVEELEGKRIEQERIAKVVAQQAEIEEF from the coding sequence ATGGACGGTATACTTCATAGGACAAAGGGTGACAAAGTGATTTGGACGATCGTGATCTTCCTCTCACTAGTGAGTCTGCTGGCGGTTTACAGCGCCACAGGTTCGCTTGCCTATCGCCTTCAGGGCGGTCATACGGAGTATTATCTCTTTAAACAACTGAGTGTATTAGTAATGGGATTGCTGATCATCTACTTTGCACACAGGGTAAATTATACTATTTACTCCCGTGTGGCACAGATAGGTTTCCTGATCTCTATCCCTTTACTGATCTATACGCTGGCATTTGGTAGTCATATTAATGATGCCAGCCGCTGGATTAGACTGCCCGTTATTAACCTGACATTTCAGACTTCTGACGTAGCTAAGCTGGCCATATTCATGTATGTGAGCAGACAGCTTTCTAAAAGGCAGGGTAACATCACCGATTTTAAGAGAGGCTTTCTGCCTATCATTATTCCGGTGGGTATCATCTGTGTACTGATCATGCCTGCAAACATGTCGACCGCATTGTTGCTGGGCGCCAGCTGTATGATCCTCTGCTTTATTGGCCGGGTACCTATCAGGTATCTGGCTGCCATGGTAGGTGCAGGTCTGGTGGCGATTGTACTGATGTTTGCAGTGGCAGCAGTGACTGGAAAAAAGATGCGTACCGAAACATGGAAAAAGAGAATTGAACATTTCACTTCAGGTGATGATGATAAATCTGATTTACCATACCAGGTACAACAGGCAAACATTGCAATTGCAGGTGGTGGTGTGCTAGGCAAAGGTCCTGGAAACAGTACCCAGCGAAACTTCCTCCCACATGCTTATAGCGACTACATATACGCTACAATTATTGAGGAGTATGGTATCTTTGGCGCCTTTTTGATATTGATGGCCTACATGTTGCTACTATTAAGAAGCATCAGCCTGTTTAGAAAATGTCCCTATGCATTCGGCGCTTTCCTGGCAGTTGGTCTCAGCATCACATTAGTCATACAGGCACTGACAAATATGGCAGTGAATGTAGGGCTCTTTCCCGTAACAGGGGTAACACTTCCGCTGGTAAGTATGGGTGGCTCCTCTGTGATCTTTACAAGTCTGGCTATAGGAATCATACTGAGTGTGTCAAGAAATGTGGAAGAACTGGAAGGTAAAAGAATAGAACAGGAAAGGATTGCAAAGGTAGTAGCCCAGCAAGCCGAAATAGAAGAATTTTAA
- the murG gene encoding undecaprenyldiphospho-muramoylpentapeptide beta-N-acetylglucosaminyltransferase, producing the protein MQRRIIIAGGGTGGHIFPAIAIANALKKIEPETDILFVGAKGKMEMEKVPQAGYRIEGLEIAGFNRSNMLKNLLLPFKILKSLSKARKIIDSFKPDAVVGVGGYASFPVMRKAQKKGIPTLIQEQNSFAGKSNMILGKKAAKICVAYEGMEKFFPADKIVMTGNPVRGNITQSAVSKEDALAHFGLLTGKQTVFAVGGSLGAKAINEALAPILATFVEKDIQLIWQTGKPYFETAKAVAAPYASHVKVYEFINVMDFAYKAADVVVSRAGALAIAELCVVKKPVIFVPYPFAAEDHQTFNAKSLVDKKAAILIKNDDAAAQLGNTLFSLLQNNALLRQLEENIAKLGNSNADMVIAKQVLALIK; encoded by the coding sequence ATGCAACGCAGAATTATCATAGCAGGTGGTGGTACCGGAGGACATATTTTCCCGGCGATCGCTATTGCCAATGCGTTGAAAAAAATAGAACCTGAAACTGATATTCTCTTTGTAGGTGCCAAAGGAAAGATGGAGATGGAGAAAGTGCCGCAGGCTGGCTACCGCATCGAAGGATTGGAAATAGCAGGATTCAACCGTAGCAATATGCTCAAGAACCTGTTGTTGCCGTTCAAGATTCTGAAAAGCCTGTCAAAGGCCCGTAAGATCATTGACAGTTTTAAACCAGATGCTGTGGTAGGTGTAGGTGGTTACGCCAGCTTCCCTGTCATGCGCAAAGCACAGAAGAAAGGTATTCCTACCCTCATACAGGAACAAAATTCCTTTGCAGGAAAATCCAATATGATACTGGGTAAGAAAGCTGCTAAGATCTGTGTCGCTTACGAAGGAATGGAGAAATTCTTCCCGGCGGATAAAATTGTAATGACTGGCAATCCTGTCAGAGGCAACATTACACAGTCTGCCGTATCAAAAGAAGATGCACTCGCTCATTTTGGCCTCCTTACAGGTAAACAAACAGTGTTCGCTGTGGGTGGTAGCCTGGGAGCAAAAGCCATCAACGAGGCATTGGCGCCAATACTCGCCACTTTTGTAGAAAAGGATATTCAACTGATCTGGCAAACAGGTAAGCCTTACTTTGAAACAGCGAAAGCCGTTGCAGCACCATATGCCTCTCATGTAAAGGTGTATGAGTTTATCAACGTAATGGACTTCGCCTACAAGGCTGCGGATGTAGTGGTATCACGTGCAGGTGCACTGGCCATCGCCGAACTCTGTGTAGTGAAGAAACCTGTCATCTTTGTGCCCTACCCGTTTGCGGCCGAAGACCATCAGACCTTCAATGCAAAAAGCCTGGTAGATAAAAAGGCCGCCATCCTCATTAAAAATGATGATGCAGCCGCTCAATTAGGAAATACTTTATTCAGTCTGTTACAAAACAATGCGTTATTGCGACAACTGGAAGAAAATATAGCAAAACTGGGAAATTCAAATGCTGATATGGTCATTGCTAAACAGGTTTTAGCACTGATTAAATAA
- the murC gene encoding UDP-N-acetylmuramate--L-alanine ligase produces the protein MDLNNIQRVYFIGIGGIGMSAIARFFNEKGVHVSGYDRTETPLTRQLAEEGMQIHYSDDVTLLDKDAQLVVYTPAIPGSHSELIWYRKNEYEVVKRSDVLQEITKELFAITVGGTHGKTTISTLTAHILRHSGYGCNAFLGGISANYDRNFWSSDKQVAVIEADEYDRSFLKLHPDIAILTAMDADHLDIYGTEADMQDAFVQYTANIKPNGTLIAKLGLPRATELKGDNKRWYHLKDTQANIYATNIRTVDGGYLFDVVEQDWHIHDVQLPIGGTHNIENSVAAITVAHLLGIDAAKIKAAIADFKGIKRRFEYLVKNDYQVYIDDYAHHPEELRALISSARSLFPDKRCTVIFQPHLYTRTRDLAEGFAESLSLADEVLLLPIYPARELPIEGVHSEILAEKITVPVQVIQKEDVMAWVKSNSVPLLITAGAGDIDQFRDPIREILNGEKVKE, from the coding sequence ATGGATCTGAACAACATACAACGCGTTTACTTCATTGGAATCGGAGGCATCGGTATGAGCGCCATTGCCCGCTTTTTTAATGAAAAAGGTGTGCATGTGAGTGGCTACGACCGTACCGAAACACCGCTGACCCGTCAGCTGGCTGAAGAAGGTATGCAGATTCATTACTCGGATGATGTTACCCTGCTGGACAAAGATGCACAGCTGGTTGTATACACTCCCGCTATCCCAGGTTCACATTCAGAATTGATCTGGTATCGTAAGAACGAATACGAAGTAGTAAAAAGGAGCGACGTTTTGCAGGAGATCACCAAAGAGTTGTTCGCCATCACCGTAGGTGGTACACATGGCAAAACAACCATCTCTACCCTTACCGCTCACATACTGCGTCATAGTGGCTATGGTTGCAACGCCTTTCTCGGTGGTATCAGCGCCAACTACGACCGTAACTTCTGGAGCAGTGATAAACAGGTAGCCGTGATCGAAGCAGATGAGTATGACCGTTCATTCCTGAAACTACACCCGGATATCGCGATCCTCACCGCTATGGATGCAGATCACCTGGATATCTATGGTACAGAAGCAGACATGCAGGATGCATTCGTACAGTATACCGCGAACATCAAGCCCAATGGTACGCTGATCGCAAAACTGGGATTACCTCGTGCAACTGAACTAAAGGGTGATAATAAACGTTGGTATCACCTGAAAGATACACAGGCAAATATTTATGCGACCAATATCAGAACAGTTGACGGTGGTTACCTGTTTGATGTAGTAGAGCAGGACTGGCACATTCACGATGTACAATTGCCTATCGGTGGCACACACAATATTGAAAATTCAGTGGCAGCCATTACAGTGGCGCACCTGTTAGGCATAGATGCCGCAAAGATCAAAGCAGCGATTGCTGATTTCAAAGGCATCAAACGTCGCTTTGAATATCTGGTAAAGAACGATTACCAGGTATACATAGACGACTACGCACATCATCCGGAAGAATTGCGCGCCCTCATTAGCAGTGCCCGCAGCTTATTCCCCGACAAGCGCTGTACAGTCATCTTCCAGCCACACTTGTATACCCGTACACGTGACCTGGCCGAAGGATTTGCTGAGAGCCTGTCCCTGGCAGATGAAGTGCTGCTGCTACCTATCTATCCGGCCAGAGAGTTGCCCATCGAAGGGGTGCACAGTGAGATCCTGGCGGAAAAGATTACAGTACCAGTTCAGGTGATACAGAAAGAAGACGTAATGGCCTGGGTAAAATCGAATAGTGTACCATTGCTCATCACAGCTGGTGCCGGAGACATTGACCAATTCAGAGATCCGATCAGAGAAATATTGAACGGAGAGAAAGTGAAAGAGTAG
- the ftsA gene encoding cell division protein FtsA, with protein MNQEAPIIVGLDIGTTKIAAIAGRKNEFGKLEILGFGKAPSFGVQHGMVLNIDQTIKAIRQALENCYASNPNLEINEVYVGIAGHHIKSLQTRGDIVRSDTEAEISQKDIDQLINDQYKTVIPASDQIIDVIPQQYIVDSLQNITYPIGMSGVKVGANFHIITGDKNAIRNINRSVEKSGLKIHDLVLQPLASAAAVMCDMDFEAGVAIVDIGGGTTDLAVFYEGILKHTAVIPYGGENITNDIKNGLGVLKTQAEQMKVQFGYALADEAKSNAYITIPGLRGQSPKEISVKNLAHIIQARMSEIMDFVIYHLKQIGMDNKMLNGGIILTGGGSQLKHLIQLTEYTTGVSARIGYPNEHLASGHIDELTKPMYATCIGLILKGYNDYENDRRAIEENYVKINTSYVAKEQASKAATEPDSSWEDDAPSVDEIQARKARERNASLKTFLDRMKTKIIDMFTEEEDAKL; from the coding sequence ATGAATCAGGAAGCTCCTATCATTGTAGGTCTTGATATTGGAACTACAAAGATTGCTGCCATTGCAGGTCGAAAAAACGAATTCGGGAAACTGGAAATCCTGGGGTTCGGTAAAGCCCCGTCTTTTGGTGTTCAGCACGGAATGGTGCTGAATATTGATCAGACGATAAAGGCGATACGTCAGGCCCTGGAGAACTGCTATGCTTCTAATCCAAACCTGGAGATCAATGAAGTGTATGTTGGCATTGCAGGTCATCACATCAAGAGCCTGCAGACCCGTGGCGATATCGTGCGTAGCGATACCGAAGCGGAAATATCCCAGAAAGATATTGATCAACTGATAAATGACCAGTATAAAACGGTGATCCCCGCCAGTGACCAGATCATTGACGTGATCCCACAACAATATATTGTTGATAGCCTCCAGAACATTACTTACCCGATCGGGATGAGCGGTGTGAAGGTGGGTGCGAACTTCCATATTATCACTGGTGATAAGAATGCGATTCGCAATATCAACCGTAGTGTGGAGAAATCCGGATTGAAGATCCACGACCTCGTGCTTCAGCCCCTGGCTTCTGCCGCTGCCGTAATGTGTGATATGGACTTCGAAGCAGGCGTAGCCATCGTTGATATCGGTGGTGGTACTACAGACCTGGCAGTGTTCTACGAAGGTATCCTGAAGCACACAGCCGTAATTCCTTACGGTGGTGAGAATATCACCAACGATATCAAGAACGGTCTCGGTGTACTGAAAACGCAGGCAGAACAAATGAAAGTGCAATTCGGTTACGCACTGGCTGATGAAGCAAAAAGCAATGCTTACATCACCATCCCCGGACTGCGCGGACAAAGCCCGAAAGAGATTTCAGTGAAGAACCTGGCACACATCATACAGGCACGTATGAGTGAAATCATGGACTTCGTCATTTATCATCTCAAGCAGATTGGTATGGACAACAAGATGCTCAATGGCGGTATCATCCTCACAGGTGGTGGCTCCCAGCTGAAACATCTGATCCAGCTCACAGAATATACTACCGGTGTAAGTGCACGAATCGGGTATCCGAACGAGCACCTGGCCTCTGGTCATATCGACGAGCTGACCAAACCAATGTATGCAACATGCATAGGTCTTATTCTCAAAGGTTACAACGATTACGAGAATGACCGCAGAGCGATAGAAGAAAATTACGTTAAGATCAATACCAGTTATGTCGCAAAGGAGCAGGCTTCAAAAGCCGCTACAGAACCGGATAGCAGCTGGGAAGATGATGCCCCGTCAGTTGATGAAATTCAGGCAAGAAAAGCGAGAGAAAGAAATGCCTCGCTGAAAACATTCCTTGACAGAATGAAAACGAAGATCATCGATATGTTCACTGAAGAAGAGGATGCAAAACTTTAA
- the ftsZ gene encoding cell division protein FtsZ, whose amino-acid sequence MIHFDLPKEKSSIIKVIGIGGGGSNAVNHMFNQRIEGVNFIICNTDAQAISNSPVPNKIQLGPHLTQGLGAGANPRIGEQATEESFEEIKKILEVNTKMAFITAGMGGGTGTGGAPIIAKICKELGILTVGIVTTPFSYEGKKRMQQADDGVNRLKEYVDTLLIISNDKLRQKFGDLKFKAAFEKADNVLATAAKCITDVINSTGQINVDFADVCTVMRNGGVAILGAATAEGENRAQKAIEEALTSPLLNDNDIRGAKWILLNISSAEGEFEHTLDEMDTIQAYVQSQAGEDCDVILGVGYDQDLDRKLGVTVIATGFEQKPIQQVKQAPQDPSHNQPRIVMELGREGDEKKMNTPVSSSNNSMFIEPTDHMAPRLVEPVVTQPATTFVTPEPPAESRSSFALNIEPVGTTAPTPGYNNVNVIQPNNQAAGGYPARHIFIEPTTTPPPAETPEMKIVFREEEPGTEMTNDMQQLHAFEEQLEEQKRKQAERVAKLRSLSFNVKGIDNNSEIENVPAYIRRNINLDNGAGSAENFYSNYTISDSQNNQAEINTINTFLDGKKPD is encoded by the coding sequence ATGATACATTTTGATCTTCCCAAAGAAAAGTCTTCCATCATCAAAGTGATAGGCATTGGTGGTGGCGGAAGCAACGCGGTGAACCACATGTTCAACCAGCGCATTGAGGGTGTGAATTTTATCATCTGTAATACAGATGCACAGGCTATCTCCAATAGTCCTGTTCCCAATAAAATTCAGTTAGGTCCGCACCTGACTCAGGGTCTGGGTGCTGGTGCCAACCCCCGCATCGGTGAACAGGCCACTGAAGAATCCTTTGAAGAAATCAAAAAGATCTTAGAGGTGAATACCAAAATGGCATTCATCACGGCGGGTATGGGTGGTGGTACCGGTACAGGTGGCGCTCCTATCATCGCAAAGATCTGTAAAGAACTGGGTATCCTCACTGTGGGCATCGTTACTACTCCCTTCTCTTACGAAGGGAAGAAAAGGATGCAACAGGCAGATGATGGTGTAAACCGTCTGAAAGAATACGTCGATACACTGCTGATAATTTCTAATGATAAACTGCGCCAGAAGTTCGGCGACCTGAAGTTCAAAGCTGCTTTCGAAAAAGCAGATAACGTACTGGCTACCGCTGCTAAATGTATCACTGATGTGATCAACAGCACTGGTCAGATCAACGTGGACTTTGCGGACGTTTGTACCGTAATGCGCAATGGTGGTGTGGCTATACTCGGTGCTGCAACTGCAGAAGGTGAAAACCGCGCGCAGAAAGCAATCGAAGAAGCACTGACTTCACCGCTGCTGAATGATAACGACATCCGTGGTGCAAAATGGATCCTGCTCAACATCTCTTCTGCAGAAGGTGAATTTGAACACACACTGGATGAAATGGATACTATCCAGGCTTATGTACAAAGCCAGGCAGGTGAGGATTGCGATGTGATCCTCGGTGTTGGTTACGACCAGGATCTGGATCGTAAACTGGGTGTAACTGTTATCGCTACAGGTTTCGAACAAAAACCGATTCAGCAGGTAAAACAGGCCCCACAGGATCCATCTCATAATCAACCTAGAATCGTAATGGAACTGGGTCGTGAAGGTGATGAAAAAAAGATGAACACTCCCGTTAGCTCCAGCAACAACTCTATGTTCATCGAACCAACCGACCATATGGCGCCACGGTTGGTAGAGCCTGTGGTGACGCAGCCGGCTACAACGTTTGTAACTCCAGAACCTCCGGCAGAAAGTAGAAGCAGTTTTGCACTCAACATTGAGCCAGTAGGAACAACAGCTCCTACACCAGGCTACAACAATGTAAACGTAATACAGCCCAATAATCAGGCGGCTGGCGGATATCCTGCCAGGCACATTTTTATTGAGCCGACTACTACTCCACCTCCGGCAGAAACGCCAGAGATGAAGATCGTATTCCGTGAAGAAGAGCCAGGCACAGAGATGACAAATGATATGCAACAGCTGCATGCATTTGAAGAGCAATTAGAAGAGCAAAAGCGTAAACAGGCAGAGCGCGTAGCAAAATTGCGTAGCCTCAGTTTTAACGTGAAAGGCATCGATAATAATTCAGAAATTGAAAACGTTCCTGCATACATTCGTCGAAATATTAATCTCGATAATGGTGCTGGTTCTGCCGAGAATTTCTATTCTAACTATACAATTTCTGATAGTCAGAATAATCAGGCAGAAATCAATACGATCAATACTTTTTTAGATGGGAAAAAACCCGATTGA
- a CDS encoding pirin family protein gives MQRSINKINTNHPISGSLSSYHFYSPLPLPDGNTIDPFLLLHHHGPMTLPPFNAGMPFGPHPHRGFETVTWIVKGHVVHKDSHGFHSRIDEGGVQWMTAARGLIHNEYVEDTFKETGGDLELLQLWINLPAKDKMIPAKYRGLQKDDIPVITNDKVKVAIAGGQWNGHKGALQSITDINAFLIDISEGGSTKINVSKERNILFYVLHGEVTINGRTTGNRSMVLFNNDGDEIEISAGKDALILYCDGLPLNEPVAWHGPYVMNTQTEIMEAMRDERMGKFGFYID, from the coding sequence ATGCAAAGATCAATTAACAAAATCAACACAAACCACCCCATCAGTGGTTCCCTCTCATCATATCATTTCTACAGCCCCCTGCCGCTCCCCGACGGCAACACCATCGATCCATTCCTCCTCCTCCATCACCATGGACCCATGACCCTGCCTCCTTTCAATGCAGGCATGCCATTCGGACCACACCCACATCGCGGCTTTGAAACCGTTACCTGGATCGTAAAAGGCCACGTGGTCCACAAAGACTCCCACGGCTTCCACAGCCGCATCGACGAAGGTGGCGTACAATGGATGACCGCCGCCCGCGGTCTCATTCACAACGAATACGTAGAAGATACTTTCAAGGAAACAGGTGGAGATTTAGAGTTGTTACAATTATGGATCAACCTGCCTGCAAAAGACAAAATGATCCCAGCTAAGTACAGGGGCTTACAAAAAGACGATATCCCGGTCATCACAAATGATAAAGTGAAGGTAGCAATCGCAGGTGGTCAGTGGAATGGTCATAAAGGGGCTTTACAGTCGATTACAGACATTAACGCATTCCTGATTGACATCAGTGAAGGTGGCAGTACTAAAATCAACGTTTCGAAGGAAAGAAACATCCTTTTCTATGTCCTCCACGGAGAAGTCACCATCAATGGTCGCACAACCGGCAACAGAAGTATGGTGCTCTTCAATAATGACGGAGATGAAATTGAAATCAGTGCCGGCAAAGACGCACTTATCCTGTATTGCGATGGCCTGCCACTGAATGAACCCGTCGCCTGGCATGGTCCCTATGTGATGAACACACAAACGGAGATCATGGAAGCCATGCGCGATGAAAGAATGGGCAAATTTGGATTCTATATAGACTAA